Proteins co-encoded in one Methylobacterium sp. WL1 genomic window:
- a CDS encoding cytochrome C oxidase Cbb3, whose product MGWPRRILLTAGLATVAAGVTISFGRFSYAPMPDRADLLNPDRYPIQTAFDVLGRRVLRAEADRLNGTEAGRKELSASNGAVAIDPAMVERGRQAFYQETFGNEVFLTDVMGMLDGGLTPTAVALAVAKLRGQGTTNLQVAMARDMRVGDRNYRKGELVPTGLDVPKGGAFIIGIKTFSDQGHLRMGITCALCHAAVDPGTGKVVEGAPNTDLNAGLLMALAKNSSAYFMHASVNQADPPQAGSAGAGPALPDAETVEAATKVQVASWPPGSFDSSADRVTNPTSIPSSFSAYGEPFSWSGREAVGPFGGLSSLNNNVHAANSDTTQLAAAAPWLFGMDAETYLGIVLRGAATASFRYTAGESRKPSEVLRSVDPTPASPGLNSYAVLPTYPATNYVTDNGLFTSVPGEPVNHANNAMSAFQNLLRPPAAQQDPAAVKAGRAVFDQAGCGACHSGPALTNHRVIPIAEIGTEPTRARAGAKMEARLSPPSLFATDTPFPLPADPVIVPVPLAGDKLAQVQLAWGQGGTEGGYKVPNIVGLAWTAPYLHDSGIAVGPDPATQLGVPGTVYRGIAPDPSNSLRALIDRDLRAQVIAANKSSDTARIARVTGEGHAYWADVGSGVSRQEQDTLIAYLLSIDTLTEPAATP is encoded by the coding sequence ATGGGTTGGCCTCGCCGTATCCTCCTCACCGCCGGGCTCGCGACCGTCGCGGCCGGTGTCACGATCAGTTTCGGGCGCTTCAGCTACGCGCCGATGCCCGACAGGGCCGACCTGCTCAACCCCGATCGCTATCCGATCCAGACCGCCTTCGACGTCCTCGGACGCCGGGTCTTGCGTGCGGAGGCGGACCGCCTCAACGGCACCGAGGCCGGCCGGAAGGAACTCTCGGCCAGCAACGGCGCCGTGGCGATCGATCCCGCCATGGTCGAGCGCGGGCGGCAGGCGTTCTACCAGGAGACGTTCGGCAACGAGGTCTTCCTCACCGACGTGATGGGCATGCTCGACGGCGGCCTGACGCCCACCGCGGTTGCCCTGGCGGTGGCCAAGCTCCGCGGGCAGGGCACCACGAACCTGCAGGTCGCCATGGCGCGAGATATGCGCGTCGGCGACCGCAACTACCGCAAGGGCGAGCTGGTCCCGACCGGGCTCGACGTGCCGAAGGGCGGCGCGTTCATCATCGGGATCAAGACCTTCTCGGACCAGGGCCATCTGCGCATGGGCATCACCTGCGCGCTCTGCCATGCCGCGGTCGATCCCGGCACCGGCAAGGTCGTCGAGGGGGCGCCCAACACCGACCTCAATGCCGGGCTGCTGATGGCGCTGGCCAAGAACTCGTCCGCCTACTTCATGCATGCCAGCGTGAACCAGGCCGATCCCCCGCAGGCGGGCTCGGCCGGAGCCGGCCCGGCCCTGCCGGATGCCGAGACCGTCGAGGCCGCCACCAAGGTTCAGGTCGCGAGCTGGCCGCCGGGCAGCTTCGATTCCTCGGCCGACCGGGTGACCAACCCGACCTCGATCCCGTCGAGCTTCTCGGCCTACGGCGAGCCCTTCAGCTGGAGCGGACGGGAAGCCGTCGGTCCCTTCGGCGGGCTGTCCTCGCTGAACAACAACGTTCACGCGGCCAACTCCGATACGACCCAGCTTGCCGCAGCCGCGCCGTGGCTGTTCGGCATGGATGCGGAAACCTACCTCGGCATTGTCCTGCGCGGCGCGGCCACCGCGTCCTTCCGGTACACGGCCGGCGAATCACGCAAGCCTTCGGAGGTGCTGCGCAGCGTCGACCCGACGCCGGCCTCGCCCGGGCTCAACAGCTACGCGGTGCTGCCGACTTATCCGGCGACCAACTACGTCACGGACAACGGCCTGTTCACCTCGGTGCCGGGTGAGCCGGTCAACCACGCCAACAACGCCATGTCGGCGTTCCAGAACCTGCTGCGCCCGCCGGCCGCACAGCAGGATCCCGCCGCCGTAAAGGCCGGGCGCGCCGTGTTCGACCAGGCCGGCTGCGGCGCCTGCCATTCGGGCCCGGCGCTGACCAACCACCGCGTCATCCCGATTGCGGAGATCGGCACCGAACCGACCCGGGCCAGGGCCGGGGCCAAGATGGAGGCGCGGCTCTCGCCTCCCAGCCTGTTCGCCACTGACACGCCGTTCCCGCTGCCGGCCGATCCGGTGATCGTTCCGGTGCCGCTCGCCGGCGACAAGCTCGCCCAAGTCCAGCTCGCCTGGGGTCAGGGGGGAACCGAAGGCGGCTACAAGGTTCCGAACATCGTCGGCCTGGCCTGGACGGCGCCTTACCTGCACGATTCCGGGATCGCCGTCGGCCCCGATCCGGCGACGCAGCTTGGCGTTCCGGGCACGGTGTACCGCGGCATCGCTCCCGATCCTTCGAATAGTCTTCGTGCTCTGATCGACCGTGATTTGCGGGCTCAGGTGATAGCCGCGAACAAATCCTCGGATACGGCGCGCATCGCACGCGTTACCGGCGAAGGACACGCGTATTGGGCCGATGTCGGCTCCGGCGTCTCGCGGCAGGAGCAGGACACACTGATTGCCTACCTGCTGTCGATCGACACCCTGACCGAGCCGGCGGCAACGCCCTGA
- a CDS encoding AraC family transcriptional regulator, whose amino-acid sequence MLHALPLLAEGRAILSVALDCGYDSPSAFAAVFRRSFGRPPGAYFRPPPVESVDRG is encoded by the coding sequence ATGCTCCACGCCCTGCCGCTGCTGGCGGAGGGCCGGGCCATCCTCTCGGTCGCGCTGGATTGCGGCTACGACAGTCCGAGCGCCTTCGCGGCCGTATTCCGACGCTCCTTCGGGCGTCCGCCGGGCGCGTACTTCCGGCCGCCGCCTGTGGAGAGCGTCGACCGGGGTTGA
- a CDS encoding alpha-isopropylmalate synthase regulatory domain-containing protein: protein MLAPVVDYSEHALRRGLDAQAAAYLECTLADGSPVFGVAIDSDVATATVKAVLSAASAAASPGR from the coding sequence TTGCTGGCACCAGTGGTGGATTATTCGGAGCATGCGCTCCGGCGTGGTTTGGATGCGCAGGCGGCGGCCTATCTCGAATGCACCCTCGCGGACGGCAGCCCGGTGTTCGGCGTGGCGATCGACAGCGACGTGGCGACCGCGACCGTGAAAGCCGTGTTGAGTGCGGCGAGTGCGGCCGCATCGCCCGGCCGATAA
- a CDS encoding malonate decarboxylase subunit alpha: MKKNKVITADEAIALIRVNDVVTTTGFVQSCIPEALHAALEKRFVETGSPRGLTLIMTAGAGDSKGLGTGRLHHDGLLARVIAANFGRMPKVAQAAQNNLIRGYNLPQGVISQLYRACAAGQPGLFSKVGLQTYVDPRHGGAKVNTLTTEDIVKLVEVDGEEWLFYTATKIDVAFIRATSADPSGNLSYEKEALTLDCLAQAMAARNNGGIVIAQVERIVEDGYLLPKDVRVPGILVDCVVVAEPEMHRMNYGVMHDAALAGEIRVPVTGIKRMPLNERKIIARRAAFELPPNGVVNLGVGAPEGISSVANEEKITPYITLTTEAGAVGGVLASGSSFGAATNADCIIDQNQMFDFYDGGGLDMTCLGMAECDEAGNVNTSKFGGKLNGCGGFINISQNARTVVFAGTFTAGGLEITVDDGVVRIVSEGRARKFVTRVQQNTFSGPYAVERSQPVLYVTERCVFQLTADGLELIEVAPGIDIERDILAHMDFKPVVRNPVLMDPRIFRDEPMELLSDLLNLDLSSRISYDGERNILFINLEGWYCRVKSDMDELRMSIVGACRKAGQRVNAVINHDGFRLNENLIDDYAGMIQYLQANYYATTTRYVTSAFLRLKMEEALTRRGVAPHVFERKEEAQAFLGTTDSKARKRISPAVASAA; encoded by the coding sequence ATGAAGAAGAACAAGGTCATCACGGCGGACGAGGCGATCGCGCTGATCCGCGTGAACGACGTCGTGACCACCACGGGCTTCGTCCAGAGCTGCATCCCGGAGGCGCTGCACGCGGCGCTGGAGAAGCGCTTCGTCGAGACCGGCTCGCCGCGCGGCCTGACCCTGATCATGACCGCCGGAGCGGGCGACAGCAAAGGCCTCGGCACCGGACGCCTGCATCATGACGGCTTGCTCGCGCGGGTCATCGCCGCCAATTTCGGCCGGATGCCGAAGGTCGCGCAGGCTGCGCAGAACAACCTGATCCGCGGCTACAACCTGCCCCAGGGGGTGATCTCGCAGCTCTACCGGGCCTGCGCCGCGGGCCAGCCCGGCCTGTTCTCGAAGGTCGGCCTGCAGACCTACGTCGATCCGCGCCACGGCGGCGCGAAGGTCAACACGCTGACCACGGAGGACATCGTCAAGCTGGTCGAGGTCGATGGCGAGGAGTGGCTGTTCTACACCGCCACCAAGATCGACGTGGCCTTCATCCGCGCCACCTCGGCCGATCCGTCGGGCAACCTCTCCTACGAGAAGGAGGCGCTGACGCTGGATTGCCTGGCCCAGGCCATGGCGGCGCGCAACAACGGCGGCATCGTCATCGCCCAGGTCGAGCGGATCGTCGAGGACGGCTACCTGCTGCCCAAGGACGTGCGCGTGCCCGGCATCCTGGTCGACTGCGTCGTGGTGGCCGAGCCCGAGATGCACCGCATGAACTACGGCGTCATGCACGACGCCGCGCTCGCCGGCGAGATCCGCGTGCCCGTCACCGGCATCAAGCGGATGCCGCTCAACGAGCGCAAGATCATCGCCCGCCGGGCCGCCTTCGAGCTGCCGCCGAACGGCGTGGTCAATCTCGGGGTCGGCGCGCCGGAGGGCATCTCGTCGGTGGCCAACGAGGAGAAGATCACCCCCTACATCACCCTCACCACCGAGGCCGGGGCGGTCGGCGGCGTGCTGGCCTCAGGCTCCAGCTTCGGGGCTGCCACCAACGCCGACTGCATCATCGACCAGAACCAGATGTTCGACTTCTACGACGGCGGCGGCCTCGACATGACCTGCCTGGGCATGGCCGAGTGCGACGAGGCCGGCAACGTCAACACGTCGAAGTTCGGCGGCAAGCTCAACGGCTGCGGCGGCTTCATCAACATCTCGCAGAACGCCCGCACCGTGGTGTTCGCCGGCACCTTCACGGCGGGCGGGCTGGAGATCACCGTGGACGACGGCGTGGTCCGGATCGTCAGCGAGGGCCGGGCCCGCAAGTTCGTCACCCGGGTCCAGCAGAACACCTTCTCGGGGCCCTACGCGGTGGAACGCTCGCAGCCGGTCCTCTACGTCACCGAGCGCTGCGTGTTCCAGCTGACCGCCGACGGCCTGGAGCTGATCGAGGTCGCGCCCGGCATCGACATCGAGCGCGACATCCTCGCCCACATGGATTTCAAGCCGGTGGTGCGCAATCCTGTGCTCATGGACCCGCGCATCTTCCGCGACGAACCGATGGAACTGCTCTCCGATCTGCTCAACCTCGATCTGTCCTCGCGCATCAGCTACGACGGCGAGCGCAACATCCTCTTCATCAACCTGGAAGGCTGGTACTGCCGGGTGAAGAGCGACATGGACGAGTTGCGCATGAGCATTGTCGGGGCCTGCCGCAAGGCCGGCCAGCGGGTCAACGCCGTGATCAACCACGACGGTTTCCGGCTCAACGAGAACCTGATCGACGACTATGCCGGGATGATCCAGTATCTCCAGGCGAACTACTACGCGACCACGACGCGCTACGTCACCAGCGCGTTCTTGCGCCTGAAAATGGAGGAGGCGCTGACCCGACGCGGCGTCGCCCCCCACGTGTTCGAGCGCAAGGAAGAGGCCCAGGCCTTCCTGGGCACCACCGACTCGAAGGCGCGCAAGCGAATCTCACCGGCGGTCGCCTCGGCCGCGTAG
- a CDS encoding glyoxylate/hydroxypyruvate reductase A, producing MAEVVALVGCKGPDQEAEYLQILSAAMPGERLVPFRLMAEAERAAARVAIVANPDPAEVAALPSLVWVQSLWAGVEKLVGAFDRPLPIVRLVDREMARAMAEAVLAWTHYLQRDMPTYARQQRERVWRPHPYRKPADTVVGLLGLGALGTAAAGRLTGAGFPVTGWSRTPKTVPGIATFHGGDGLGTMLGGCDILVCLVPLTPETRGLVNDARLAALKPGAALINFARGPIVVTEDLIAALDSGHLSHAVLDVFDTEPLPAGSPLWTHPGVTVLPHISGPTDMDSAATTVAANLREYRSTGHPPQGVDAGRGY from the coding sequence ATGGCGGAGGTTGTCGCGCTGGTCGGCTGCAAGGGGCCCGACCAGGAGGCGGAGTACCTGCAGATCCTGTCGGCCGCGATGCCGGGTGAGCGGCTGGTTCCGTTCCGGCTGATGGCGGAGGCCGAGCGTGCGGCCGCGCGGGTCGCCATCGTGGCCAACCCCGATCCCGCGGAGGTCGCCGCCCTGCCGAGCCTGGTCTGGGTGCAGAGCCTGTGGGCCGGCGTGGAGAAGCTCGTCGGCGCCTTCGACCGGCCGCTCCCGATCGTCCGGCTGGTGGATCGCGAGATGGCCCGGGCCATGGCGGAGGCGGTGCTGGCCTGGACTCACTATCTCCAGCGCGACATGCCCACCTACGCGCGCCAGCAGCGCGAGCGGGTCTGGCGGCCGCACCCCTACCGCAAGCCCGCCGACACGGTGGTCGGCCTTCTCGGCCTCGGGGCGCTCGGCACCGCGGCGGCCGGGCGGCTCACCGGCGCGGGGTTCCCCGTCACCGGTTGGAGCCGGACGCCGAAGACCGTCCCGGGCATCGCCACATTCCACGGTGGGGACGGCCTCGGGACGATGCTCGGCGGCTGCGACATCCTCGTCTGCCTGGTGCCGCTGACGCCGGAGACGCGCGGCCTGGTGAACGATGCGAGGCTCGCGGCGCTCAAGCCCGGGGCGGCGCTGATCAACTTCGCCCGTGGCCCGATCGTGGTGACCGAGGACCTGATCGCCGCCCTCGATTCCGGTCACCTGTCGCACGCGGTGCTCGACGTGTTCGACACCGAGCCTCTGCCGGCCGGATCCCCGCTCTGGACCCATCCGGGCGTGACCGTGCTGCCGCACATCTCCGGCCCCACCGACATGGACTCGGCGGCCACCACGGTGGCAGCCAACCTGCGGGAATACCGCAGCACCGGTCATCCGCCGCAGGGCGTCGATGCGGGGCGAGGGTACTAA
- a CDS encoding MFS transporter, whose translation MASKVEGGAGTPERAEIGRVIDTDISARLDRLPWGRFHVLVIVALGITWVLDGLEVTLAGSLVGALRQPPMSFSEFDVGLAASCYLVGAVTGALGFGWLTDRIGRKKLFFITLALYLVATAATGLSWNVASFCVFRFFTGAGIGGEYTAINSTIQELVPARVRGWTNLVINGSFWIGAALGSFMSIVLLRPEVIDPAWGWRVAFFTGGAIGLVILLLRTWIPESPRWLATHGYAAEADRVVTGIEKRFTDEGVTLPPVDESKRMKVRTRDHTPLSEVFRALFVTNRLATMVGLALMVAQAFFYNALFFTYALVLERFYDVPGNSVGWYLLPFALGSFLGPLLLGRLFDTIGRRQMIAFTYGISAVLLVAVGLLFRLDVVGPVGQTAAWMVVFFFASAAASSAYLTVSETFPLEIRALAIAAFYAVGTGIGGVSGPLLFGSLVETGSRDWVLFGYGLGAALMLIAAIVGGVWGTAAEGKSLEDVSKPLAAA comes from the coding sequence ATGGCGAGCAAGGTTGAGGGGGGTGCCGGGACACCCGAGCGCGCGGAGATCGGACGCGTCATCGACACCGATATCTCCGCGCGCCTGGACCGGCTGCCGTGGGGTCGCTTCCACGTGCTCGTCATCGTGGCGCTCGGCATCACCTGGGTCCTGGACGGGCTTGAGGTGACGCTGGCCGGATCCCTGGTGGGCGCCCTGCGCCAGCCGCCGATGTCGTTCTCGGAGTTCGACGTCGGCCTGGCAGCCTCCTGCTACCTCGTCGGCGCCGTGACCGGTGCGCTCGGCTTCGGCTGGCTGACCGACCGGATCGGCCGCAAGAAGCTGTTCTTCATCACCCTGGCCCTCTACCTGGTCGCCACCGCGGCCACGGGCCTGTCCTGGAACGTCGCCAGCTTCTGCGTCTTCCGCTTCTTCACCGGTGCGGGCATCGGCGGCGAGTACACGGCGATCAATTCGACCATCCAGGAGCTGGTCCCGGCCCGGGTCCGCGGCTGGACCAACCTGGTCATCAACGGCTCGTTCTGGATCGGCGCCGCGCTCGGCTCGTTCATGTCGATCGTGCTGCTGCGGCCCGAGGTGATCGATCCGGCCTGGGGCTGGCGCGTGGCGTTCTTCACCGGCGGCGCCATCGGCCTCGTGATCCTGCTGCTGCGCACCTGGATCCCCGAAAGCCCGCGCTGGCTCGCCACCCACGGCTACGCCGCAGAGGCCGACCGGGTCGTCACCGGTATCGAGAAGCGCTTCACCGACGAGGGCGTCACCCTGCCGCCGGTGGACGAGAGCAAGCGCATGAAGGTCCGGACCCGGGACCACACCCCCCTGTCGGAGGTGTTCCGGGCCCTGTTCGTGACGAACCGGCTGGCCACGATGGTCGGCCTCGCCCTGATGGTCGCGCAGGCGTTCTTCTACAACGCGCTGTTCTTCACCTACGCACTGGTGCTGGAGCGGTTCTACGATGTGCCGGGCAACAGCGTCGGCTGGTACCTGCTGCCGTTCGCGCTCGGCTCGTTCCTCGGCCCGCTGCTCCTCGGGCGGCTGTTCGACACGATCGGCCGGCGCCAGATGATCGCGTTCACCTACGGCATCTCGGCGGTGCTGCTCGTGGCCGTTGGCCTGCTGTTCCGGCTCGATGTGGTCGGTCCGGTGGGGCAGACCGCGGCCTGGATGGTCGTGTTCTTCTTCGCCTCGGCGGCGGCGAGCTCGGCCTACCTGACCGTCTCCGAGACCTTCCCGCTGGAGATCCGGGCACTGGCCATCGCGGCCTTCTACGCGGTCGGCACCGGCATCGGCGGCGTCTCAGGCCCGCTCCTGTTCGGCAGCCTGGTCGAGACCGGCTCCCGCGACTGGGTGCTGTTCGGCTACGGGCTCGGCGCCGCGCTCATGCTGATCGCCGCGATCGTCGGCGGCGTCTGGGGAACGGCTGCGGAGGGCAAGTCCCTGGAGGACGTCTCGAAGCCGCTCGCGGCGGCTTGA
- a CDS encoding glucokinase has product MFEFPVLIGDIGGTNARFGLIAEKGAAPQLLSHEATAEHPDPSHAIKAALAKSGDALPPPRSTILAMGGRVDGPEPQLTNAHWRIGGERIAKDFGLSSAVVVNDYVPVAAGAADIEPHDLTPVGPCPAVPGGARVVLGPGTGFGAAALVPYAAHLAIVSTEAGHTDIGPADEFEEKVWHALERVEGRVTVEAVLSGPGLARLHAAVAHVRTGRPHDKIDPAAVTDAGLNASDPHAAEALELFGRLLGRVCGDLALTFLATSGVYIGGGIAPRIVKVLEESGFRDAFERKAPFAAMMRQIPTSVITVQDPAFRGLAALANEGRRFVYHGQVWRKEG; this is encoded by the coding sequence ATGTTCGAATTCCCGGTTCTCATCGGTGACATCGGGGGCACCAACGCCCGTTTCGGCCTGATCGCCGAGAAGGGTGCCGCGCCCCAGCTCCTCTCCCACGAAGCCACCGCCGAGCATCCCGATCCGTCCCACGCCATCAAGGCGGCGCTGGCCAAGAGCGGCGACGCTCTGCCGCCCCCGCGCTCGACCATCTTGGCGATGGGCGGACGGGTCGACGGGCCGGAGCCGCAGCTCACCAACGCGCACTGGCGGATCGGCGGCGAGCGCATCGCGAAGGATTTCGGGCTCTCCTCGGCGGTGGTGGTGAACGATTACGTGCCGGTCGCGGCCGGCGCGGCCGATATCGAGCCGCACGATCTCACGCCGGTCGGGCCCTGTCCGGCCGTGCCGGGCGGCGCCCGCGTCGTGCTCGGACCCGGCACCGGCTTCGGGGCGGCGGCCCTGGTGCCCTACGCCGCTCATCTGGCGATCGTCTCCACCGAGGCCGGGCATACCGATATCGGCCCGGCGGACGAGTTCGAGGAGAAGGTCTGGCACGCGTTGGAGCGCGTCGAGGGACGCGTGACCGTCGAGGCGGTGCTGTCGGGCCCGGGCTTGGCGCGGCTGCACGCGGCGGTGGCGCATGTCCGCACCGGCCGGCCGCACGACAAGATCGATCCGGCGGCGGTGACCGACGCCGGGCTGAACGCGTCGGACCCGCACGCCGCCGAGGCGCTGGAGCTGTTCGGCCGTCTGCTCGGCCGCGTCTGCGGCGACCTCGCCCTGACCTTCCTGGCCACCAGCGGCGTCTATATCGGCGGCGGCATCGCCCCCCGCATCGTCAAGGTTCTGGAGGAGAGCGGGTTTCGCGACGCGTTCGAGCGCAAGGCGCCCTTTGCCGCGATGATGCGCCAGATCCCGACCAGCGTCATCACGGTCCAGGATCCCGCCTTCCGGGGCCTGGCGGCCCTCGCCAATGAGGGAAGGCGTTTCGTCTACCACGGGCAGGTGTGGCGGAAGGAGGGTTGA
- the otsB gene encoding trehalose-phosphatase: MDIALFLDFDGTLAEIAPRPDAVQVEPGLVEALERLRDRLGGALAIVTGRPVSVIDGFLAPSHLDAAGLHGVEHRVGGALSGGQAEDHPELRRQVERLRAESQALADVLIEDKGASVAVHWRLASADDAGRAEALVKDAAASLGGAYRLQLGKAVGEIVPAHATKAHAIRAFMERSPYAGRRPVFFGDDRTDEIAFASVNADGGIAVRVGDGDTVATRRLPDPAAVRALLRDWAAGGRIDPEALPPA; the protein is encoded by the coding sequence ATGGACATCGCTCTCTTCCTCGACTTCGACGGCACCCTCGCGGAGATCGCCCCGCGGCCGGACGCGGTGCAGGTCGAGCCCGGACTGGTCGAGGCCCTGGAGCGGCTGCGCGACCGGCTCGGCGGGGCGCTCGCGATCGTCACCGGCCGGCCGGTCTCGGTGATCGACGGCTTCCTGGCACCCTCGCACCTTGATGCTGCCGGGCTTCACGGCGTCGAGCATCGGGTAGGCGGAGCGTTGTCGGGGGGGCAGGCGGAGGACCATCCGGAGCTGCGCCGTCAGGTCGAGCGCCTTCGTGCGGAGAGCCAGGCGCTCGCCGACGTCCTGATCGAGGACAAGGGCGCCTCGGTGGCGGTGCATTGGCGGCTGGCGAGCGCGGACGATGCCGGCCGGGCCGAGGCGCTGGTCAAGGACGCGGCCGCGTCGCTCGGGGGCGCCTACCGGCTCCAGCTCGGCAAGGCGGTGGGCGAGATCGTGCCGGCCCACGCCACCAAGGCCCATGCGATCCGCGCCTTCATGGAGCGATCCCCCTACGCGGGTCGCCGCCCGGTGTTCTTCGGCGACGACCGGACCGACGAGATCGCCTTCGCGTCCGTGAACGCGGATGGCGGCATCGCGGTCCGGGTCGGCGACGGCGACACCGTGGCCACCCGGCGCCTGCCCGACCCGGCCGCCGTCCGCGCCCTGCTGCGGGACTGGGCCGCGGGCGGCCGCATCGATCCCGAGGCCCTGCCGCCGGCCTGA
- a CDS encoding DUF427 domain-containing protein encodes MARPLARPVPDPIQPGQQSVWDYPRPPRLERVTETLRVVLGGMEIAQTDAGYRVLETSHPPTYYLPPGDVLAGALSGPRRGGICEWKGQAVLFDVHGGDRLAPSAAWSYPDPTAGFDAIAGYVAFYALPMDACFVGAARVTPQPGTFYGGWITPGIVGPFKGGPGTMGW; translated from the coding sequence ATGGCACGCCCGCTCGCACGCCCCGTTCCCGATCCGATCCAGCCCGGCCAGCAGAGCGTCTGGGATTACCCGCGGCCGCCCCGGCTGGAGCGCGTGACGGAGACGCTCCGGGTGGTGCTCGGCGGGATGGAGATCGCGCAGACGGACGCCGGCTACCGGGTGCTGGAGACGTCCCATCCTCCAACCTACTACCTGCCGCCCGGCGACGTGCTGGCCGGCGCTCTTTCGGGGCCGCGCCGCGGCGGCATCTGCGAGTGGAAGGGCCAAGCCGTGCTGTTCGACGTGCATGGCGGCGACCGTCTCGCGCCCAGCGCCGCGTGGTCCTACCCCGATCCGACGGCGGGTTTCGACGCGATCGCCGGCTACGTCGCGTTCTACGCCTTGCCGATGGATGCCTGCTTCGTCGGCGCTGCTCGGGTCACGCCGCAGCCCGGAACCTTCTACGGCGGCTGGATCACCCCCGGCATCGTCGGCCCGTTCAAGGGCGGCCCGGGCACGATGGGCTGGTGA
- a CDS encoding serine hydrolase domain-containing protein: MSALTEIDPKGAGLSPVGLARIAPWMDRLVAEGRLAGLSVTVARRGRIAFARACGQADLARGTPFTLDTVTRIYSMTKPLTSVAVMQLYEQGLFQLDDPVARVLPDFAEMRVAVGGNRAKLETEPARRPITVRDLLTHTAGLTYGFMEATLVDAQYREHGVDFLAPEGSLADMTARVARMPLLAQPGSAWNYSVATDVLGQYVAALTGRPFADYLRDEVIRPLGMVDTDFHVRPELMPRFCATYAYDRARQLRLFDDSVETSFARVPAIASGGGGLVSTASDYQRFCRMILNRGTLDGNRLLGRKSVALMLANHLTGDLAAMGTPRFAETSYSGIGFGLGFSVMLDPARAQILGTPGEVAWGGLASTAFWIDPAEELSVVLMTQLVPSSALPIRRELRVLTYAALDD, encoded by the coding sequence ATGAGCGCGCTGACCGAGATCGACCCGAAGGGCGCAGGGCTCAGCCCGGTGGGGCTCGCCCGAATCGCGCCGTGGATGGACCGGCTCGTGGCGGAGGGTCGGCTCGCCGGCCTGTCGGTCACCGTGGCACGGCGGGGCCGCATCGCCTTCGCCCGCGCCTGCGGACAAGCCGACCTCGCCCGCGGAACGCCGTTCACCCTCGATACGGTGACGCGGATCTACTCGATGACCAAGCCGCTCACCTCGGTGGCGGTGATGCAGCTCTACGAGCAGGGCCTGTTCCAGCTCGACGATCCGGTCGCCCGGGTGCTGCCGGACTTCGCCGAGATGCGCGTGGCCGTGGGCGGCAACCGGGCGAAGCTGGAGACCGAGCCGGCGCGTCGTCCGATCACCGTGCGCGATCTCCTCACCCACACGGCGGGCCTGACCTACGGCTTCATGGAGGCGACCCTCGTCGACGCGCAGTATCGTGAGCACGGGGTCGATTTCCTGGCGCCGGAAGGCAGCCTCGCCGACATGACCGCCCGGGTCGCCCGGATGCCGCTGCTCGCCCAGCCGGGCAGCGCCTGGAACTACAGCGTCGCCACCGATGTGCTCGGCCAGTACGTCGCCGCCCTCACCGGCCGACCGTTCGCGGACTATCTGCGCGATGAGGTGATCCGCCCGCTCGGCATGGTCGACACGGATTTCCACGTCCGGCCCGAACTGATGCCGCGCTTCTGCGCGACCTACGCGTATGACCGCGCGCGCCAACTCAGGCTGTTCGACGATTCCGTGGAGACCAGCTTCGCGAGAGTCCCGGCCATCGCGTCCGGCGGCGGCGGACTCGTCTCGACCGCATCGGACTATCAGCGCTTCTGCCGCATGATCCTCAACCGGGGCACCCTCGACGGGAACCGCCTGCTCGGCCGGAAGAGCGTCGCGCTGATGCTTGCGAACCATCTCACGGGGGATCTGGCAGCCATGGGCACGCCGCGCTTCGCCGAGACCTCCTACTCGGGGATCGGGTTCGGCCTGGGCTTCTCCGTGATGCTCGACCCGGCCCGGGCCCAGATCCTCGGCACGCCCGGCGAGGTCGCCTGGGGCGGCCTGGCCTCGACGGCCTTCTGGATCGACCCGGCCGAGGAACTCTCGGTCGTGCTCATGACGCAGCTCGTGCCGTCCTCGGCACTGCCGATCCGGCGGGAGCTGCGGGTCCTGACCTACGCGGCGCTCGACGATTGA